The genomic window GATGATTGAGCCAGAGGTGGCATTTTTTACATTAGATGATATTATTATATTAGCAGAAAATACTTTAAAATATGTTTTTCAAGTTGTTCTAAATGAATGTCAGGATGATATGAATTTTTTCATAAAAAATATTGATAAAAATGTAATTAATAGATTACAACAATTTATATCATCTAATATTAAAATAATTCATTATTCTGATGCAATAAATATTTTATTATCTTCTAATGTTAATTTTAAGAATTCAGTATACTGGGGGGTAAATTTATTTTCTGAACATGAACGTTTTTTAGTAGAAAAATATTTTAAAGTACCTATAGTAATAATAAATTATCCTAAGAATATTAAAGCTTTTTATATGCGTATTAATAATGATAAAAAAACAGTAGCATCGATGGATTTTTTATTGCCTGGAATTGGTGAAATTATAGGTGGTTCTCAACGTGAAGATCGTCTTGAGGTATTAGATCAACGTTTATTAGAAGTAGGATTAAATAAAGAAGATTATAAATGGTATCGTGATTTACGACGATACGGAACAGTACCTCATTCTGGTTTTGGTTTAGGTTTTGAACGTTTAATGATTTATATTACTGGTATGAAAAATATACGTGATATAATTCCTTTTCCTCGTACACCAAATAATATTAATTTTTAATTAAAATAATATAAACATTTTTAATTTTATTATTTTATAGAAAATGTTTGTAACATAGGCCCCAATGGGCGTCCACCAATTAAATGCATATGAAGATAATAAATATCTTGACCAGCATGATCATTACAATTTATTACTAAACGATATCCACTTTTTTCTATTTTTTCTTTTTTTGCTATTTTTTTTGCTGAAAGGATCATTCTACTAAGAATCATTTCATGTTTAATGGTTATATCATTAATTGTAGGAATAAGTATATTAGGTATAATTAAAATATGAATAGGAGCTTGTGGTAAAATATCATGAAAAGCAGTAATTAATTCATCTTGATAAATTATATTAGCAGGAATTTGATGATGAATAATTTTACTAAAAATTTTTTCTTTAGTCATTATATTAACCTTAAATTTAAATTTATAATTTATTTTTATTTTTTATAAATATATAAATTTTATAAATAAAATTATATTATATAAATAATTTATTAAAAATATTTTAATATGAAAGTAAATAATTAATATTTATATATTTTGTATAAAAATTATTTTAAAAAATATAATATTGATTATATTTTTTTTATGTTAGAATAAATAGCTACTAACCATTTAATATTATTTTTAGAAAATTTAATTTGTAATTTAATATTTTTTCCATCACCTATTAAATTAATAATTATACCTTTACCAAAAGTAGGATGTTGTATATATTGACCAATTTTATAATAATTATAATAATTATTATTTATTTCTTTATTTAAATAATTGCATTGTATTTGATTTGATAAAATATTTATTTTTTTTATTTTTTTTATACATTCTTTTGGTAATTCATTTATAAAACGAGAAGGTTGATAATAAACTTTTTTTCCATATAAACTGCGTACTTCTGTATAAGTTAATATTAATTTATACATAGCACGTGTAATTCCAACATATGCTAAACGTCGTTCTTCTTCTAATTGTATATTTTCATTCCATGACATTTTAGTTGGAAAAATACCTTCTTCCATTCCAACGATAAATACTAATGGAAATTCTAATCCCTTAGCTGAATGTAAAGTCATTAATTTTACAGAATTTTGAGTAGTATTTTGTTTATTTTCGATTATTCCTAATGTACTATATGATAAAAATTCTTGTAATGGAATTAAATTTTTATTATAAATATTTATTTTTAATGCAAATTGATAGGTTGAGGTAATTAATTCTTTTAAATTTTCTATTCGAGTTTTACTGTTTTCATTTTGTTCTTTTTGATACATCATAAATAATCCAGAATCATGAATAATTTTATGAGTTTGAATATGAAGTGGCATATTTGTAGTATTGGATTCTAATGAATTTATTAATTCAGTAAAACGTTTTAATGAAGATATTATATAATGAGTTACAGTATTTTTATTTAAAATTTTATTTGTAGCTTTCCAAAGTGTTATTTTATTCTCATTAGCTATTTTACGTATTATATTTAAAGTTTGTTCACCAATTCCTCGTGTTGGTGTATTGATAATTCTTTCAAATGCTGCATCATCATTACGATTTGAAATTAATCTTAAATAAGCTATAGCATCTTTAATTTCTTTTCGTTCAAAAAAACGTTGTCCATTATAAATTTGATAAGAAATAGAATTTTGTAATAAAATATCTTCTAAAACTCTAGATTGAGTATTGTTTCGATAAAGAATAGCACAATCTTTTAATTTACCACCTTTATTTTCCCAGGTTTTTATATTATTTTTTACAAAAAGTGCTTCATCAAATTCATTGAGAGCAGAATAAATTGAAATAGGTTCTCCTATTTTTTTATTTGTCCATAAATTTTTTCCCATACGATTTTTATTATAAGAAATTAAATGATTAGCTGATTTTAAAATATTTTTAGTAGATCTATAATTTTGTTCAAGACGAATAGTTATAACATTAGGAAAATCTTGTAAAAAACGTTGAATATTTTCTATTTTTGCACCACGCCAACTATATATAGATTGATCATCATCACCAACGATCATAATGTTACTATTATTATTTGCTAATAAATAAATCCAAGCATATTGAATACTATTTGTATCTTGAAATTCATCTATTAATACATTAGTAAAACGTTTACGATATTGATTTAATATGTACGGTTGATTTAACCATAATTCATAAGCACGTAATAATAATTCTGAAAAATCTACTAATCCAGAACGATCACAAATTTCTTGATAAGTTTTATAAATTTTTAACCAAGTAGTAGTTAATAAATTATTATAGATTTTAATTTTATTAGGACGTAAACCTAAATCTTTTTTATTATTAATAAACCACATAGCTTTTTGTGCTGTCCATTTTTTTTCATTAATATTTAATGATTTTATAATTTTTTTAAGTAATTTTAATTGATCATCGTTATCAATAACATGAAAATCTTTTGGTAAATTAGCTTCTATATAATGCATTCTTAATAAACGATGAGCTAATCCATGAAATGTACCAATCCAAATATTATTGGTATTAATATCAATTAAATTTTTAATACGATAACGTATTTCATTTGCTGCTTTATTTGTAAAAGTTACTGCTATAATTGAATGTGGTAAACAATTTTTTACTGATAATAACCAAGCAATACGATGTATTAATACTTTAGTTTTACCACTTCCTGCGCCAGCTAAAATTAATAAATTACAATGTAATATTTCTATAGCTTCTCGTTGTTTTTCGTTAAGATTTTTAAAAATATTAAAAATATGCATAAGTACCATTAATATTCATTAATTAATTTTATTTAATAAATCAAATTTTATAAAAGATAAATATAAATTTTAATATAAATTAAAATAATATTATAAATAATTTTAAATAAATATTTAAATATTTAAAATAATTTTTAAAGAAAATATTATATTAATAATAAAAAATAATATGTTATAATTATTTTATATTTTATTATATTTATAATTTTATATAAAATAATTATTTTAATATTTTTATATTTATTTAAAGATATTAATTTTATATAATTATAAGATATATTTAATATAATTATATAATAAAATTAATTATTAATTAATATATATTATTTTTTTATTTCTTTTAAAAAATTATATAATATTTTTTAAAAGAAATTATTTTTATTTTTGAAAATATAATTATTTTTATAATATAAAATATTTTTTAATTGTTTATATTTATAAAATATATTAACGACTTCTAAAAATAATACGTCCTTTACTCAAATCATATGGAGTTAATTCCACAGTAACTTTATCACCTGTTAAAATTCTAATATAATTTTTACGCATCTTACCTGATATATGTGCAATTACTATATGTTTATTTTCTAAAATTACACGAAACATTGTATTTGGTAGTGTTTCTAAAACAGTACCTTGCATTTCAATATTTTCTTCTTTAGTCATTTAATCCTCTAATTTTTTAATCTTAAATTTAATTAATAATATAATTTTTAAAAAATATATTTTATATAAATAGATTATATTATTTGGATATATTTTATAAAAATTAAATATTATAAAAATAACATTTAATATGAAAGTATAATATTTAAATTTTATATATTAATTTTAATAAATTATTTTTAAAATTTTAATAGAAATTAAAAAAAATATTATAATACATATTATATGTTAAAAATTTTAATTTTTAAATTAATATATTTTAAAGATTATATATTTAATTTATTTTTTATTTTTTTTATAATGTAATATTTTTTATAATGTTTAATATATAAAATATTAATTTTTAAAATATTAATATGTATAATAATAGTATTTAATATATCTTTATTATTTAATGATATAATATTTAAATAAACATATTAAATATAATTTAAATAATATTATTAATTTTAATATATATATTTATATAAATATAATTAAAATATTTATATAAAATAAATTAAATATTATTATTTATATTATTAATATATAATATAAAAATTAAATTTTATATATTTTATTATATATTATTTTATTTAATTTTATTTAAAAATATTAAATTATTAATTTTATTTTTATGAATCAAACTAAAAAAAAACAATTAATTTATTGGCTTAATACGCAAGGTATTTTTTCTAAATGCTGGTTATGGGTATCTATAATATTAGGAGCAATAAATAGTATTTTAATTATTATACAAAGTTTAATTTTAGCTCATTTGTTACATGATATAATTATTATTCATATTTTACGTAAACAATTAATTCTATTTTTTGTATGGTTATTTATTACGTTTTTAATACGTTCATTATTATTTTTATTACGAGAATATGTTATATATGTTTATGGAAAAAATATTCGTCAAAATATAAGAAAAAAAATTCTTGATAAATTACAATTTCTTGGACCAGAAGGGATAAAAAATAAATCAATAGGTAATTGGGTAAGTATTATTATTGAACAAATTGAAAATATACAAGATTATTATTCTCGTTATTTACCACAGGTATATTTAGTAAAAATTATTCCTTGTATAATTTTAATAATTATATTTTATATTAATTGGGTAATTGGTATTATATTATTTTGTACTATACCGTTAATTTTTATATTTATGATACTTATTGGAAAAAATATAGCTGATATTAGTCGTCGTAATTTTTTATTACTAGAGCGATTAAGTGGTACATTTTTTGATCTTTTACGTGGATTAGATACTTTACGTTTATATAATAGAACACATGCAGAATCTACATATATTTCTAATTCTTCGGAAAATTTTCGTTATCTTGTAACAAAAATATTACGTTTAGCTTTTTTATCATCAGCAGTTTTAGAATTTTTTTCACTAATTTCTATAGCTATGATATCAAGTTATTTATTTTTACTTTATATAGGTGTATTTAATTTTGGTCATTATGGTTTTAAAATAACATTTTTTTATATTATGTTTATATTAATTTTAGTACCAGAATTTTTTCAACCTTTACTTGTTTTTGGTACTTTTTATCATGCTAAATCGCAAGCTTTAGGAGCAGCAGAAGTATTAGAAAATTTTCTTAATTATAATTATAAAACAAAAATTATTAGAAAAAAAATTACTTTAAGTATATCACCAGAATTACATGCATCTAATTTAGAAATTATATCATCTCGTGGTATAATTTTAAGTAGTCCATTAAATTTTATTTTATATCCTGGTCAACGTGTAGCAATAGTGGGATGTAGCGGATCAGGTAAAAGTTTATTAATTAATTTATTGTTAGGTTTTTTATCTTATCGTGGTTCTTTAATGATAAATGGTATTGAATTACGTGATTTATATCATAAAGATTGGCATAAATATATTAGCTGGATTGGACAGAATTCATATTTACCAGAAAAAACAATTATTTCTAATATTTTGTTAGGATCACCAAAAGTTACTATAATGCAATTATTAAAAATAATTAAATCATCTTATGTTAGTGAATTTTTATCATTATTACCTCATGGATTGCAAACTGAAATAGGTGATAATGCATTACGTTTATCTATTGGGCAAATACAGCGTATTATTATTGCTCGTGCATTAATTAATCCATGCAAATTATTATTACTTGATGAACCTACTTCTGGTCTTGATATGTATACTGAAAATTATGTAATGAAAGCATTAAATCATGCTTCCTATTTACAAAGTACTTTATTTGTAACTCATAAATTAATATATACTAAAGATTATGATCAAATTTGGGTTATGCATAATGGAAATATTATACAAAAAGGTAATTATAATACTTTAAGTATTCAATCAGGATTTTTTTCTAAAATAAATAAATATTATTATAATGAGATATAATTATGAAGATTTTATTACCTTTTTTAATATTATATCAACGTTATAGTATTTTAATTTGTTTAACTTTTTTTTTATCTATTTCTATTTTTTTAGCAAATATTGGTTTACGTGTATTATCTATTTGGTTTTTAACTATTTCTATATTAGTTAAATTACCTGAATTAATTGATTTAAATTATGTAATATTATTTATTATAGGAATAATTTCAATTATTTTTCGTGTAATAGGACGATATTTTGAACGATTAATTAGTCATGATATTACTTTACGTTTATTATCAAATTTACGTATTTTTATTTTTAATAAAATTATACCATTATCACCTAGTGGTGTTATAAAATTTAATCAAGCTAATCTTCTTAATAATTTTATTTCAGATATTAATATTATGGATAATTTATATCCTCGAGTATTATTACCTTTGATTAGTATAGTAGTAATAATTTTTATAATGATTTATGTATTAAGTTCTATAAATTTATTATTTACATTAATATTAGGTAGTATTTTATTATTTTTATTGTTTTTAATATCAATAATAATTTATCAGTATGGTAAATTTATAGGTAAAAAATTAAGTTTTTTTCGTGAAAAATATCGTAGTAATTTAGTGATTTGGTTACAAAGTCAAGCAGAACTTCAAATATTTAATGGTATAAATAAATTAAGAGATAATTTAAATATCATAGAAAAACATTGGCAATATTATCAATGGAAAGAATATTTATTAAATAGTATTGTTCAAGCAGTAATGATTTTTATTACTGGTGTTACAATAATTTTATTGTTTTGGTTAATTACTAATAATATTGAAAATAGTATTCAATTTTATAAATTAATTATATTTTTTATTTTTTCTACATTGTCATTATTTGAAGGAGTTACACCAGTAATTAGTGCATTTCATTATTTTGGTCAAATTATATCTTCTGTAACTCGTATTAGGAATATTATAGATTGTAAACCATTAGTAATTTTTCCTATGATTTGTACACATGTAATTACGAATAAAATAATTATTAG from Serratia symbiotica includes these protein-coding regions:
- the hinT gene encoding HIT-like protein HinT produces the protein MTKEKIFSKIIHHQIPANIIYQDELITAFHDILPQAPIHILIIPNILIPTINDITIKHEMILSRMILSAKKIAKKEKIEKSGYRLVINCNDHAGQDIYYLHMHLIGGRPLGPMLQTFSIK
- the uvrD gene encoding DNA helicase II; translated protein: MHIFNIFKNLNEKQREAIEILHCNLLILAGAGSGKTKVLIHRIAWLLSVKNCLPHSIIAVTFTNKAANEIRYRIKNLIDINTNNIWIGTFHGLAHRLLRMHYIEANLPKDFHVIDNDDQLKLLKKIIKSLNINEKKWTAQKAMWFINNKKDLGLRPNKIKIYNNLLTTTWLKIYKTYQEICDRSGLVDFSELLLRAYELWLNQPYILNQYRKRFTNVLIDEFQDTNSIQYAWIYLLANNNSNIMIVGDDDQSIYSWRGAKIENIQRFLQDFPNVITIRLEQNYRSTKNILKSANHLISYNKNRMGKNLWTNKKIGEPISIYSALNEFDEALFVKNNIKTWENKGGKLKDCAILYRNNTQSRVLEDILLQNSISYQIYNGQRFFERKEIKDAIAYLRLISNRNDDAAFERIINTPTRGIGEQTLNIIRKIANENKITLWKATNKILNKNTVTHYIISSLKRFTELINSLESNTTNMPLHIQTHKIIHDSGLFMMYQKEQNENSKTRIENLKELITSTYQFALKINIYNKNLIPLQEFLSYSTLGIIENKQNTTQNSVKLMTLHSAKGLEFPLVFIVGMEEGIFPTKMSWNENIQLEEERRLAYVGITRAMYKLILTYTEVRSLYGKKVYYQPSRFINELPKECIKKIKKINILSNQIQCNYLNKEINNNYYNYYKIGQYIQHPTFGKGIIINLIGDGKNIKLQIKFSKNNIKWLVAIYSNIKKI
- the infA gene encoding Translation initiation factor IF-1, whose product is MTKEENIEMQGTVLETLPNTMFRVILENKHIVIAHISGKMRKNYIRILTGDKVTVELTPYDLSKGRIIFRSR
- the cydD gene encoding ATP-binding/permease protein CydD, which encodes MNQTKKKQLIYWLNTQGIFSKCWLWVSIILGAINSILIIIQSLILAHLLHDIIIIHILRKQLILFFVWLFITFLIRSLLFLLREYVIYVYGKNIRQNIRKKILDKLQFLGPEGIKNKSIGNWVSIIIEQIENIQDYYSRYLPQVYLVKIIPCIILIIIFYINWVIGIILFCTIPLIFIFMILIGKNIADISRRNFLLLERLSGTFFDLLRGLDTLRLYNRTHAESTYISNSSENFRYLVTKILRLAFLSSAVLEFFSLISIAMISSYLFLLYIGVFNFGHYGFKITFFYIMFILILVPEFFQPLLVFGTFYHAKSQALGAAEVLENFLNYNYKTKIIRKKITLSISPELHASNLEIISSRGIILSSPLNFILYPGQRVAIVGCSGSGKSLLINLLLGFLSYRGSLMINGIELRDLYHKDWHKYISWIGQNSYLPEKTIISNILLGSPKVTIMQLLKIIKSSYVSEFLSLLPHGLQTEIGDNALRLSIGQIQRIIIARALINPCKLLLLDEPTSGLDMYTENYVMKALNHASYLQSTLFVTHKLIYTKDYDQIWVMHNGNIIQKGNYNTLSIQSGFFSKINKYYYNEI
- the cydC gene encoding ATP-binding/permease protein CydC; the protein is MKILLPFLILYQRYSILICLTFFLSISIFLANIGLRVLSIWFLTISILVKLPELIDLNYVILFIIGIISIIFRVIGRYFERLISHDITLRLLSNLRIFIFNKIIPLSPSGVIKFNQANLLNNFISDINIMDNLYPRVLLPLISIVVIIFIMIYVLSSINLLFTLILGSILLFLLFLISIIIYQYGKFIGKKLSFFREKYRSNLVIWLQSQAELQIFNGINKLRDNLNIIEKHWQYYQWKEYLLNSIVQAVMIFITGVTIILLFWLITNNIENSIQFYKLIIFFIFSTLSLFEGVTPVISAFHYFGQIISSVTRIRNIIDCKPLVIFPMICTHVITNKIIISLQNIKFTYPNQLIPVLVDITLEIISGEHIVLLGRTGCGKSTLLQLLTRAWDVDSGRILLNGFSLKTYNEIKLRKIISFVTQRIYIFNKTLRDNLIFAKSSATDKELIKVLELVGLVKLLKKRGLNTWLGDGGCSLSFGEQRRLGIARALLYSAPLFLVDEPTEGLDPKTEQDILTLLRHHCKEKTLILVTHHLTGLERFDRVCIMENGKIIKQGSPNIIINKNKNYPYIY